In a genomic window of Cytobacillus sp. FSL H8-0458:
- a CDS encoding DUF2188 domain-containing protein, producing MANNNNNIQSDEQKQYFKDRAGTDDARFHVVPHDEEGWAVKKEGQDEPEYTADSQSDAVEEAKRMAKEAGTMAILHNEDGKIEDLLNYEDK from the coding sequence AATAACAACATTCAAAGTGACGAACAAAAACAATATTTTAAAGACCGGGCAGGCACAGATGATGCGAGATTCCATGTAGTACCGCATGATGAAGAAGGGTGGGCAGTCAAAAAGGAAGGTCAAGACGAGCCAGAGTACACTGCAGATTCACAGTCAGATGCTGTTGAGGAAGCAAAGCGCATGGCTAAAGAAGCAGGCACAATGGCGATTCTGCACAATGAAGATGGAAAAATTGAAGATCTGCTAAATTATGAAGATAAATAA